One Kitasatospora sp. MAP12-44 DNA segment encodes these proteins:
- a CDS encoding Lrp/AsnC family transcriptional regulator, with product MDAEQMAGPGAGRIAPGTNPPGTNLQAPPERTRATFGRVPAPAAAPAAPAPPPPVERGLDRVDHSILRLLQQDGRASIRSVAERVHVSRANAYARIARMMEDGVIRGFTARVDHERAGQGASAYVTLKIVQNSWRTVREQLLELPGVAHIALVGGEFDVLMLVHTPDNRALRELVLGSIQSLPEVLATQTLLVFEETDRVPPA from the coding sequence ATGGACGCTGAACAAATGGCCGGGCCGGGCGCCGGCCGGATCGCACCGGGTACGAACCCGCCGGGTACGAACCTCCAGGCGCCGCCGGAGCGCACCAGGGCGACCTTCGGCCGGGTGCCCGCACCCGCCGCCGCACCGGCCGCACCGGCCCCACCGCCTCCCGTCGAGCGCGGCCTCGACCGGGTGGACCACTCCATCCTGCGCCTGCTCCAGCAGGACGGCCGCGCCTCGATCCGCTCGGTCGCCGAACGGGTGCACGTCTCGCGCGCCAACGCCTACGCCCGGATCGCCCGAATGATGGAGGACGGCGTGATCCGGGGCTTCACCGCCCGGGTCGACCACGAGCGGGCCGGCCAGGGCGCCTCGGCCTACGTCACGCTCAAGATCGTGCAGAACTCCTGGCGGACCGTGCGCGAGCAGCTCCTCGAACTCCCCGGGGTCGCGCATATCGCGCTGGTCGGCGGCGAGTTCGACGTGCTGATGCTGGTCCACACCCCGGACAACCGGGCGCTGCGCGAACTGGTGCTGGGCAGCATCCAGAGCCTGCCCGAGGTGCTGGCCACCCAGACCCTGCTGGTCTTCGAGGAGACCGACCGGGTCCCACCGGCGTAA
- the pdhA gene encoding pyruvate dehydrogenase (acetyl-transferring) E1 component subunit alpha — MTVLDHRPTAPVPGWLPGATSPRTDPSPLLPDSSPVRVLGTPAFQKADPELLLDLYRRLVVGRRYNQQATTLTKQGRLAVYPASTGQEACQVVAGSVLQPQDWLFPSYRDTLAVVSRGVDPLEALTLLRGNAHTGYDPVATRTAPLCTPLATQAPHAVGLAHAARLRGEPVVALAMLGDGGTSEGDFHEALNFAAVLNAPVVFLVQNNGYAISVPLTRQSAAPSLAHKAVGYGMPGRLVDGNDAPAVHAVLAEAVERARSGGGPTLVEALTYRLEAHTNADDATRYREDAEVTAWREHDPILLMERELRDCGLLDDAVAAAATEQGEQLAARMRAEFHAEPELDPASLFRHVYAEPTPQLLEQAAQLDAELAAEAGR; from the coding sequence ATGACCGTCCTCGACCACAGGCCTACCGCGCCTGTCCCTGGCTGGCTACCCGGCGCGACCAGCCCCCGGACCGACCCCTCGCCCCTCCTCCCCGACTCGTCCCCGGTCCGCGTGCTCGGCACCCCTGCCTTCCAGAAGGCGGACCCGGAGCTGCTGCTCGACCTCTACCGGCGCCTGGTCGTCGGTCGTCGCTACAACCAGCAGGCCACCACCCTGACCAAGCAGGGCCGGCTCGCCGTCTACCCGGCCTCCACCGGGCAGGAGGCCTGCCAGGTGGTCGCCGGCTCGGTGCTGCAGCCGCAGGACTGGCTCTTCCCCAGCTACCGCGACACGCTGGCCGTGGTCTCCCGCGGGGTCGACCCGCTGGAGGCGCTCACGCTGCTGCGCGGCAACGCGCACACCGGCTACGACCCGGTCGCCACCCGCACCGCGCCGCTCTGCACCCCGCTGGCCACCCAGGCCCCGCACGCCGTCGGGCTGGCACACGCCGCCCGGCTGCGCGGCGAGCCGGTGGTCGCGCTCGCCATGCTGGGCGACGGCGGGACCAGCGAGGGCGACTTCCACGAGGCGCTGAACTTCGCGGCCGTGCTGAACGCCCCGGTGGTCTTCCTGGTGCAGAACAACGGCTACGCGATCTCCGTCCCGCTGACCCGGCAGTCCGCCGCGCCCTCGCTGGCGCACAAGGCGGTCGGCTACGGGATGCCCGGCCGGCTGGTGGACGGCAACGACGCACCGGCGGTGCACGCGGTCCTCGCCGAGGCCGTCGAGCGGGCCCGCAGCGGCGGCGGTCCGACCCTGGTCGAGGCGCTGACGTACCGCCTGGAGGCGCACACCAACGCCGACGACGCGACCCGCTACCGCGAGGACGCCGAGGTCACGGCCTGGCGCGAGCACGACCCGATCCTGCTGATGGAGCGCGAGCTGCGCGACTGCGGGCTGCTGGACGACGCCGTCGCGGCGGCCGCCACCGAGCAGGGCGAGCAGCTGGCCGCCCGGATGCGCGCCGAGTTCCACGCCGAGCCCGAGCTGGACCCGGCCTCGCTCTTCCGGCATGTCTACGCCGAGCCGACGCCGCAACTTCTCGAGCAGGCCGCACAGTTGGACGCCGAGCTGGCAGCGGAGGCCGGTCGATGA
- a CDS encoding oxygenase MpaB family protein, whose protein sequence is MKRYARLRQIQQLDPERDFLEIYRLTSTYEFPWDHTRALELALYRTYAVPSIGRLLAETAELTDRSQQRYDDTSLLLGAVVEHGFDTEDGRTAIRRVNQMHQRYDISNDDMRYVLCTFVVVPKRWIDSYGWRKLSAHELEATAAYYRALGKHLGIKELPANYQEFEDLLNAYEAAHFGWDAGARQVSDATLDLIASWYPRPLAKLVRGASLALLDEPLLRAFRYASPAPLTRTLVQSALHLRAAVVRLLPPRRTPHYARQNPEIKGYPNGFRLADLGTFPAPGCPVKHD, encoded by the coding sequence ATGAAGCGCTATGCCCGGCTCCGGCAGATCCAGCAACTCGACCCCGAGCGGGACTTCCTGGAGATCTACCGCCTCACCTCGACCTACGAGTTCCCCTGGGACCACACCCGGGCCCTGGAGCTGGCGCTCTACCGCACCTACGCGGTGCCCAGCATCGGCCGGCTGCTCGCCGAGACCGCCGAGCTGACCGACCGCTCCCAGCAGCGCTACGACGACACCTCGCTGCTGCTCGGCGCCGTGGTCGAGCACGGCTTCGACACCGAGGACGGCCGCACCGCGATCCGCCGGGTCAACCAGATGCACCAGCGCTACGACATCAGCAACGACGACATGCGCTATGTGCTCTGCACCTTCGTGGTCGTCCCCAAGCGGTGGATCGACTCCTACGGCTGGCGCAAGCTCTCCGCCCACGAACTGGAGGCGACCGCGGCGTACTACCGGGCACTGGGAAAGCACTTGGGGATCAAGGAGCTCCCAGCAAACTACCAGGAGTTCGAGGATCTCCTGAATGCCTACGAGGCGGCGCACTTCGGCTGGGACGCGGGCGCCCGGCAGGTCTCCGACGCCACCCTCGACCTGATCGCCTCCTGGTACCCGCGGCCACTGGCCAAGCTGGTCCGCGGGGCCAGCCTGGCCCTGCTGGACGAGCCGCTGCTGCGCGCCTTCCGCTACGCCTCCCCCGCGCCGCTGACCAGGACATTGGTCCAGAGCGCCCTGCACCTGCGGGCCGCCGTGGTACGCCTGCTGCCGCCGCGCCGCACCCCGCACTACGCGCGGCAGAACCCCGAGATCAAGGGCTACCCCAACGGCTTCCGGCTGGCCGACCTGGGCACCTTCCCGGCCCCCGGGTGCCCCGTCAAGCACGACTGA
- a CDS encoding protease pro-enzyme activation domain-containing protein — protein MRPRPLALAAAIALLPLTVASMGITAAQAATPNTVSPRISLPNTVTPAVASSQKQGDVPAAQQLSVAVSLKLRNTADLDRFLTAVSTPGSNEYGHYLTPAQFNARYGPTQADVDHVVAYLKAQGLTATVSANRQVIDAKGSTAQIAAAFGTHESAYFDAADAKKFYANDNAASLPADVAAVVQGISGLNNKSVRTPQLAKPNASAPMATPSGYGPAQYDGAYNLNKVGTDGTGEKVALWEFDGYTASNLTTYQNQYGLTGPAVTTVPVDGQSYDSAPGQGQGEVELDSEIVRGVAPKATQLIYEAPNSDQGEIDMAAKIVADNQVSVISISWGGCEPDTTQSSMTAVDNSFKQAAAQGISVYSAAGDDGSRDCSRSTSGSSVVSVDFPGSDTYVTSVGGTNLQLSGSSYSSESAWSTSGGGVSTVFAKPSWQTGTNVTGTMRTVPDISSNADPNSGFAIYTQGTSSPGWQVYGGTSAAAPLWAGYTALFNQKAAAASKANLGQANPALYAVANSSSYGAAFHDVTSGANQDFSTKTGYDQVTGWGSPVADALTTALLGGGSSTSGGNTVSVTAPGNQSGTVGSAVSLQVSGSDSASGQSLTYSATGLPAGLSISASGLISGTPTTAGSSTVTVTAKDSTGATGNTTFTFTVAAASSCTPAQLLGNGDFETGSAAPWTATSGVINSDTVSEPAHSGNYDAWLDGYGSSHTDTLSQSVTVPAGCKASFSYWLHIDTAKTGSTAADKLTVTANGTTLQTFSNVNAGTGYTQQTVDLSAYAGKTVTLKFTGVENSSSLQTSFVIDDASVTTS, from the coding sequence GTGCGTCCCCGCCCTCTCGCCCTCGCAGCGGCCATCGCCCTGCTGCCCCTGACCGTGGCCTCGATGGGAATCACCGCCGCGCAAGCAGCGACCCCCAACACGGTGTCTCCGAGGATATCCCTGCCCAACACCGTGACCCCCGCGGTAGCGAGCTCGCAGAAGCAGGGCGACGTCCCCGCCGCCCAGCAGCTCTCGGTCGCGGTCAGCCTCAAGCTGCGCAACACCGCCGACCTTGACCGCTTCCTCACCGCGGTCAGCACCCCCGGCTCCAACGAGTACGGGCACTACCTGACGCCGGCCCAGTTCAACGCGCGCTACGGCCCGACCCAGGCCGACGTGGACCACGTCGTCGCGTACCTCAAGGCGCAGGGCCTGACCGCCACGGTCAGCGCCAACCGCCAGGTGATCGACGCCAAGGGCAGCACCGCGCAGATCGCCGCGGCCTTCGGCACCCACGAGAGCGCCTACTTCGACGCCGCCGACGCCAAGAAGTTCTACGCCAACGACAACGCGGCCTCCCTCCCGGCCGACGTCGCCGCGGTCGTCCAGGGCATCTCCGGGCTGAACAACAAGAGCGTGCGCACCCCGCAGCTGGCCAAGCCGAACGCGTCGGCCCCGATGGCCACCCCGAGCGGCTACGGCCCGGCGCAGTACGACGGTGCGTACAACCTGAACAAGGTCGGCACCGACGGCACCGGCGAGAAGGTCGCGCTCTGGGAGTTCGACGGCTACACCGCCTCGAACCTGACCACCTACCAGAACCAGTACGGTCTGACCGGCCCCGCGGTCACCACCGTCCCGGTCGACGGCCAGAGCTACGACAGCGCCCCCGGCCAGGGCCAGGGCGAGGTCGAGCTGGACAGCGAGATCGTGCGCGGCGTGGCCCCCAAGGCCACCCAGCTGATCTACGAGGCCCCCAACAGCGACCAGGGCGAGATCGACATGGCCGCCAAGATCGTGGCGGACAACCAGGTCTCGGTCATCTCCATCTCGTGGGGCGGCTGCGAGCCCGACACCACGCAGTCCTCGATGACCGCGGTGGACAACTCCTTCAAGCAGGCCGCCGCGCAGGGCATCTCGGTCTACTCGGCCGCCGGTGACGACGGTTCGCGCGACTGCTCGCGCTCCACCAGCGGCTCCTCCGTCGTGTCGGTGGACTTCCCCGGCTCGGACACCTACGTGACCAGCGTCGGCGGCACCAACCTGCAGCTCTCGGGCAGCAGCTACTCCTCGGAGAGCGCCTGGAGCACCTCCGGCGGCGGCGTCTCGACCGTCTTCGCCAAGCCCAGCTGGCAGACCGGCACCAACGTCACCGGCACCATGCGCACCGTCCCGGACATCTCCTCCAACGCCGACCCGAACAGTGGCTTCGCGATCTACACCCAGGGCACCAGCAGCCCCGGCTGGCAGGTCTACGGCGGCACCAGCGCCGCTGCCCCGCTGTGGGCGGGCTACACCGCGCTCTTCAACCAGAAGGCCGCGGCCGCCTCGAAGGCCAACCTGGGCCAGGCCAACCCGGCGCTCTACGCGGTCGCCAACAGCTCCAGCTACGGAGCCGCGTTCCACGACGTGACGAGCGGCGCCAACCAGGACTTCAGCACCAAGACCGGCTACGACCAGGTCACCGGCTGGGGCTCCCCGGTCGCCGACGCGCTGACCACCGCCCTGCTCGGCGGCGGCAGCTCGACCAGCGGCGGCAACACCGTCAGCGTCACCGCCCCCGGCAACCAGAGCGGCACCGTCGGCAGCGCCGTCTCGTTGCAGGTCAGCGGCTCTGACAGCGCCTCCGGCCAGAGCCTGACCTACTCGGCGACCGGCCTGCCGGCCGGCCTGTCGATCAGCGCCTCGGGCCTGATCAGCGGCACCCCGACCACCGCGGGCAGCTCGACCGTCACGGTCACCGCCAAGGACTCCACCGGCGCCACCGGCAACACCACCTTCACCTTCACCGTGGCCGCCGCCTCCAGCTGCACCCCGGCCCAGCTGCTCGGCAACGGCGACTTCGAGACCGGCAGCGCCGCCCCGTGGACCGCCACCTCCGGCGTGATCAACAGCGACACCGTCTCCGAGCCCGCCCACTCCGGCAACTACGACGCCTGGCTGGACGGTTACGGCAGCAGCCACACCGACACCCTGTCGCAGAGCGTCACCGTGCCGGCCGGCTGCAAGGCCAGCTTCAGCTACTGGCTGCACATCGACACCGCCAAGACCGGCAGCACCGCGGCCGACAAGCTCACCGTCACGGCCAACGGCACCACGCTGCAGACCTTCTCCAACGTGAACGCCGGCACCGGCTACACCCAGCAGACCGTCGACCTCTCGGCCTACGCGGGCAAGACGGTCACCCTGAAGTTCACCGGTGTCGAGAACTCCTCGTCGCTGCAGACCAGCTTCGTCATCGACGACGCGTCGGTCACCACCAGCTGA
- a CDS encoding TetR/AcrR family transcriptional regulator, which yields MAASPSTRTTYTVDSLLAVTVEVFNARGYDGTSMEDLSRAAGISKSSIYHHVRGKEELLRLAVGRALDGLFGILDEPPAVQGRPVDRLEHVVRRTTEVLLAELPYVTLLLRVRGNTETELWALERRRDFDHRVAELVRAAVAAGELRADVEPRLATRLLFGMINSVVEWYRPDGAPDTVDGIPDAVVRLAFDGLRA from the coding sequence ATGGCCGCATCTCCCAGCACCCGCACCACGTACACCGTCGACTCGCTGCTCGCGGTCACCGTGGAGGTCTTCAACGCGCGCGGCTACGACGGCACCTCGATGGAGGACCTCTCCCGGGCGGCCGGGATCTCGAAGTCCTCCATCTACCACCATGTGCGCGGCAAGGAGGAGCTGCTGCGGCTCGCGGTGGGCCGTGCGCTGGACGGGCTGTTCGGCATCCTGGACGAGCCGCCGGCCGTCCAGGGCCGCCCCGTGGACCGGCTGGAGCACGTGGTGCGGCGGACCACCGAGGTGCTGCTCGCCGAGCTGCCGTACGTCACGCTGCTGCTGCGGGTGCGGGGCAACACCGAGACCGAGCTCTGGGCGCTGGAGCGCCGCCGCGACTTCGACCACCGGGTCGCCGAGCTGGTCCGGGCGGCCGTCGCGGCCGGCGAGCTGCGGGCCGATGTCGAGCCGCGGCTGGCCACCCGGCTGCTCTTCGGCATGATCAACTCCGTGGTCGAGTGGTACCGCCCGGACGGCGCCCCGGACACCGTCGACGGGATCCCGGACGCGGTGGTCCGGCTGGCCTTCGACGGGCTGCGCGCCTGA
- a CDS encoding FAD-dependent monooxygenase, translated as MTEQPSAQPTESDQPDCDVIVVGAGPTGLLLAGDLAAAGVRVTLLERRGKESNLTRAFAVHARTLEQLDARGLADELIGTGTTLSSMRLFGRLSVDFSQLPSRFPFVLITPQSQTERLLLERAVKAGALLLRDHEVTGLRQDADGVTLEVRTPTGTATHRAAYVVGADGVHSTVRELLGIPYPGESVISSVLLADVRLSRAPQDVLTVRATEAGFAFLAPFGDGWYRVTAWDRTRQLPDDAPVELAEIADITRRTLGEDYGLHDARWMSRFHSDERQVARYRDGRVLLAGDAAHCHSPAGGQGMNTGLQDAANLGWKLAAVVRGWAPQGLLDSYQDERHPVGKAVLRSSGTLIRVALARSAATRAVRSALTTLGEALGPLISRGARSLSGLGIGYPAVPGAHPLAGRRVPDLRLAADRPGQPTRLYEALREGKFVLVTTDERAPGAPFSGLEAAVTEPWSDRLVHTAPADPHGKLRSTVLLVRPDGYAAWAAADPSHAELRAALVNWLGEPSDI; from the coding sequence ATGACCGAGCAGCCGAGCGCCCAGCCGACCGAGTCCGACCAGCCGGACTGCGACGTGATCGTGGTCGGCGCCGGCCCGACCGGCCTGCTGCTGGCCGGCGACCTGGCCGCGGCCGGCGTCCGGGTCACGCTGCTGGAGCGGCGCGGCAAGGAGTCCAACCTGACCCGCGCCTTCGCCGTGCACGCCCGCACCCTGGAGCAGCTGGACGCCCGGGGCCTGGCCGACGAGCTGATCGGCACCGGCACCACGCTCTCCTCGATGCGGCTCTTCGGCAGGCTCAGCGTCGATTTCAGCCAACTCCCCTCGCGCTTCCCGTTCGTGCTGATCACCCCGCAGTCGCAGACCGAGCGCCTGCTGCTGGAGCGGGCGGTGAAGGCCGGCGCGCTGCTGCTGCGAGACCACGAGGTGACCGGCCTGCGCCAGGACGCCGACGGCGTCACCCTCGAGGTGCGCACCCCCACCGGGACGGCGACCCACCGGGCGGCGTACGTGGTCGGCGCCGACGGCGTGCACAGCACCGTCCGCGAGCTGCTCGGCATCCCGTACCCGGGTGAGTCGGTGATCAGCTCGGTGCTGCTGGCCGACGTCCGGCTGTCGCGCGCCCCGCAGGACGTGCTGACGGTGCGGGCCACCGAGGCCGGCTTCGCCTTCCTGGCCCCCTTCGGCGACGGCTGGTACCGGGTGACCGCCTGGGACCGCACCCGCCAACTGCCGGACGACGCACCGGTGGAGCTGGCCGAGATCGCCGACATCACCCGTCGCACGCTGGGCGAGGACTACGGCCTGCACGACGCCCGCTGGATGTCCCGCTTCCACAGCGACGAGCGGCAGGTGGCCCGCTACCGCGACGGCCGGGTGCTGCTCGCCGGCGACGCCGCGCACTGCCACTCCCCGGCCGGCGGGCAGGGCATGAACACCGGCCTGCAGGACGCCGCCAACCTGGGCTGGAAACTCGCCGCCGTGGTGCGCGGCTGGGCACCGCAGGGGCTGCTGGACAGCTACCAGGACGAGCGCCACCCGGTCGGCAAGGCCGTCCTGCGCAGCTCGGGCACGCTGATCCGGGTCGCGCTGGCCCGCAGCGCGGCGACCCGCGCGGTGCGCTCCGCGCTGACCACACTGGGCGAGGCGCTGGGCCCACTGATCTCGCGCGGCGCCCGGAGCCTCTCGGGCCTGGGCATCGGCTACCCGGCCGTCCCCGGCGCCCACCCGCTGGCCGGGCGCCGGGTGCCCGATCTGCGGCTCGCCGCGGACCGGCCGGGGCAGCCCACCCGGCTCTACGAGGCCCTGCGCGAAGGCAAGTTCGTCCTGGTCACCACGGACGAGCGGGCGCCCGGCGCACCGTTCAGCGGCCTGGAGGCAGCCGTCACCGAGCCCTGGTCGGACCGCCTGGTGCACACCGCGCCGGCCGACCCGCACGGCAAACTGCGCTCCACCGTGCTGCTGGTGCGCCCGGACGGCTACGCCGCCTGGGCCGCCGCCGACCCCAGCCACGCCGAGCTGCGCGCCGCGCTGGTCAACTGGCTGGGGGAGCCCTCGGACATCTGA
- the paaN gene encoding phenylacetic acid degradation protein PaaN: MAAAAHPYVSELIERHHETLTRALTALADRDYWSPYPEFPKAYGETGAADGKAAFDALLGTTFALPGQPEAGELVGTEVSPYGLELDIAYPRVDLDALLPAVRAAAPDWATAGPTARAAVCLEILARINARSHEFGQAVMHTTGQAYGMAFQAGGPHAQDRGLEAVAYAFGEQTKLPPQADWTKPQGKRDPLRLSKESVVVPRGVALVIGCNTFPTWNGFPGLFASLATGNPVVVKPHPRAVLPLALTVRIAREVLAEAGFDPNVVTLAAERDREGIAKTLALHPDIRIIDYTGSTEFGDWLEENARQALVYTEKAGVNTVVIDSTDDYKGMLSNLSFALSLYSGQMCTTPQNLLIPRTGVETDQGVKSYDEVVADLARAIEGLLADDARAAGILGAIVNPAVLQRSAAAAGGEYGELALAPRVVESAEHPGATIRTPALVKVEAHKPDDRAVFLSECFGPVFFAVAVDSSSDAVDLLRRTVREQGAMTATGYTTSPEVELQLVQACLDTGVSLSLNLTGGVYPNQTAAFSDLHGTGANPAANSAYTDAAFVANRFRVVQVRRPA; this comes from the coding sequence ATGGCCGCAGCGGCACACCCCTACGTCAGCGAACTGATCGAGCGTCACCACGAGACCCTGACCAGGGCACTGACCGCGCTCGCCGACCGCGACTACTGGTCGCCCTACCCCGAGTTCCCCAAGGCCTACGGGGAGACCGGGGCGGCCGACGGCAAGGCGGCCTTCGACGCCCTGCTCGGCACCACCTTCGCGCTGCCCGGGCAGCCCGAGGCGGGCGAACTGGTCGGCACCGAGGTCTCGCCGTACGGCCTCGAGCTGGACATCGCCTACCCGCGGGTCGACCTGGACGCGCTGCTCCCCGCCGTCCGCGCCGCCGCCCCGGACTGGGCCACGGCCGGTCCGACCGCGCGCGCCGCGGTCTGCCTGGAGATCCTGGCCCGGATCAACGCCCGCTCGCACGAGTTCGGCCAGGCCGTCATGCACACCACCGGCCAGGCCTACGGGATGGCCTTCCAGGCCGGCGGCCCGCACGCCCAGGACCGCGGCCTCGAGGCGGTGGCCTACGCCTTCGGCGAGCAGACCAAGCTGCCGCCGCAGGCCGACTGGACCAAGCCGCAGGGCAAGCGCGACCCGCTGCGGCTCTCCAAGGAGTCCGTCGTCGTGCCGCGCGGCGTGGCGCTGGTGATCGGCTGCAACACCTTCCCGACCTGGAACGGGTTCCCCGGCCTGTTCGCCTCGCTCGCCACCGGCAACCCCGTCGTGGTCAAGCCGCACCCGCGCGCCGTGCTGCCGCTCGCGCTCACCGTGCGGATCGCCCGCGAGGTGCTGGCCGAGGCCGGCTTCGACCCGAACGTGGTCACCCTGGCCGCCGAGCGCGACCGCGAGGGCATCGCCAAGACGCTGGCGCTGCACCCGGACATCAGGATCATCGACTACACCGGCTCGACCGAGTTCGGCGACTGGCTGGAGGAGAACGCCCGCCAGGCCCTGGTCTACACCGAGAAGGCCGGCGTCAACACGGTGGTCATCGACTCCACCGACGACTACAAGGGCATGCTCTCCAACCTGTCCTTCGCGCTCTCGCTCTACAGCGGCCAGATGTGCACCACCCCGCAGAACCTGCTGATCCCGCGCACCGGCGTCGAGACCGACCAGGGCGTGAAGTCCTACGACGAGGTGGTGGCCGACCTGGCCCGCGCCATCGAGGGCCTGCTGGCGGACGACGCCCGCGCGGCCGGCATCCTGGGCGCCATCGTCAACCCGGCCGTGCTGCAGCGCAGCGCAGCCGCGGCCGGCGGCGAGTACGGCGAACTCGCCCTGGCCCCGCGGGTGGTGGAGTCGGCCGAGCACCCCGGCGCGACCATCAGGACGCCCGCGCTGGTCAAGGTCGAGGCGCACAAGCCGGACGACCGGGCGGTCTTCCTCAGCGAGTGCTTCGGCCCGGTCTTCTTCGCCGTCGCGGTCGACTCCAGCAGCGACGCGGTGGACCTGCTGCGCCGTACCGTGCGCGAGCAGGGCGCGATGACGGCGACCGGCTACACCACCTCGCCCGAGGTGGAACTCCAGCTGGTGCAGGCCTGCCTGGACACCGGCGTCTCGCTCTCGCTCAACCTGACCGGCGGGGTCTACCCGAACCAGACCGCCGCCTTCTCCGACCTGCACGGCACCGGCGCCAACCCGGCCGCCAACTCCGCCTACACCGACGCGGCGTTCGTGGCCAACCGGTTCCGCGTGGTGCAGGTCCGCCGCCCCGCGTAG
- a CDS encoding alpha-ketoacid dehydrogenase subunit beta has product MSTLTQTSGATRTSTMAQALNAALRDSMREDPGVHLLGEDVGALGGVFRITDGLAAEFGADRCLDTPLAEAGILGTAIGMAMYGLRPVVEMQFDAFAYPAMEQLVSHVAKMRNRTAGRLPMPITIRIPYGGGIGGVEHHSDSSEAYYAGTPGLHVVTPATVQDAYGLLRASIASDDPVVFLEPKRLYWSKAELDVAAAVEPVGKAVLRRTGRSAVLITYGPSLPVCLEAAQAAQAEGWDLAVLDLRSLVPFDDRTVCEVVRSLGRAVVVHESTGFGGVGAEIAARVTERCFHHLAAPVIRVTGFDIPYPPPMLEHHHLPGVDRILDAVARLQWEG; this is encoded by the coding sequence ATGAGCACGCTGACCCAGACCTCGGGCGCCACCCGGACCAGCACGATGGCCCAGGCGCTCAACGCGGCGCTGCGGGACTCGATGCGCGAGGACCCGGGCGTCCACCTGCTCGGCGAGGACGTCGGCGCGCTCGGCGGGGTCTTCCGGATCACCGACGGCCTGGCCGCCGAGTTCGGCGCGGACCGCTGCCTGGACACGCCGTTGGCCGAGGCCGGCATCCTGGGGACCGCGATCGGCATGGCGATGTACGGGCTGCGCCCGGTGGTCGAGATGCAGTTCGACGCCTTCGCCTACCCGGCGATGGAGCAACTGGTCTCGCACGTCGCCAAGATGCGCAACCGGACGGCGGGCCGGCTGCCGATGCCGATCACCATCCGGATCCCCTACGGCGGCGGGATCGGCGGGGTCGAGCACCACAGCGACTCCTCGGAGGCGTACTACGCCGGGACCCCGGGGCTGCACGTGGTCACGCCGGCCACCGTGCAGGACGCCTACGGGTTGCTGCGGGCCTCGATCGCCTCCGACGACCCGGTGGTCTTCCTGGAGCCCAAGCGGCTCTACTGGTCGAAGGCCGAGCTGGATGTCGCGGCCGCGGTGGAGCCGGTCGGCAAGGCGGTGCTGCGCCGGACCGGCCGCTCCGCGGTGCTGATCACCTACGGGCCCTCGCTGCCGGTCTGCCTGGAGGCGGCGCAGGCCGCCCAGGCGGAGGGCTGGGACCTCGCGGTGCTGGACCTGCGCAGCCTGGTGCCGTTCGACGACCGGACGGTCTGCGAGGTGGTCCGCTCGCTCGGGCGGGCCGTCGTCGTGCACGAGTCGACCGGCTTCGGCGGGGTCGGTGCCGAGATCGCTGCTCGCGTTACGGAGCGGTGCTTCCATCACTTGGCGGCGCCGGTGATCCGAGTGACAGGTTTTGATATTCCATACCCGCCGCCGATGCTGGAGCACCACCATCTGCCCGGCGTGGACCGGATCCTGGACGCGGTCGCCCGACTCCAGTGGGAGGGGTGA